The following is a genomic window from Sneathia sanguinegens.
ATCATATAATTAAAAAAAAAAAAAAAAAACTACATATCTTAATCGATATGTAGCAATTTTAAAATTTTCTATTTTTGAGCTTCTATCCATAATACTGCATCATGAGAAACTTCTTTTCCATCTAATGTTTTTTCTCCACCTGCACCTAAAGCTGCAAATCCCCATTGTCCTTCTTTAGTTGGTACAAATGAAAACATTCCATTCTTATCAGCTCTTATAACAGCTTCTGCATGATTTGTCTTAGGTTTACCTACAAACATTCCATCTTTGACATCATAATTTCTAAATTCTACTTCTATATCTGCATTAGCAACTGGATTTCCATCACCATCTACTACTTGTCCTACAAATACTTGACCTTTCCATATTTGTGAAGGATTAATATATGGTATTATTTCAGGTTCACCCTTAGGCATTTGTTTTTCATGCCAATCTTCACCTTGTATATCTCCTTTTTGTAAATATACTTTAGTTGCTTGTTTAATATATATATCTTCATTTGCTTCATAATAAGGTGCTGGAACAAATAAAACAGCCCAAGTTCCTGATCTTAATCCATCAGCAAAAGTAAAATCGTATTTATATGATAAAGCTTTGTTATCTTTTTTACCAAATTGAGATTTTATAAGCTTATTTTTTGCATCTATAAGCTTATCTCCCTTTTTCAACATAAATACTTCTACTGGTTTTATATTTCCATGTATATCTCTACCTATATTCATAGTATGCCCATTAGTTGCAGGATGTGTAAATACAATATCGAAGCTTACTTTTTTGACCTTAGTATCTACATCTAAATTAGGTGTATTAATCATTTGAAAATGTGAAAATGATAATGTACTAAGTAATGCTACAACAGAAAAAAATACTTTTTTCATTTCTAATACCTCCATTTAGGTATATTATCTACCTTTTGTCAGTAAAAGTCAATAATTTATTTTGCCTATCAAAGTATTTTTCAAAAATATACTATTCTATTTTCCTAATATTTTTTTAACATCCAAAGCAATCATTAATTCTTCATTTGTTCTCATTCTATATACCTTAACTTTTGATTTCTTATTTGAAATTAATAAATCTTCATCTGTTCTTATATCATTAATATCTAAATCTAATTCAACTCCTAATACTTTTAATCTTTCACAAATAGCTGCCCTTGTTTCAGGAGAATTTTCTCCTATACCTGCAGTAAATATTAGGGCATCTAAGCCTCCTAATTCTACATAATATGCTCCAATATAACTTGCTATTCTACTGCAAAATATATCAAGTGCCAATTTTGCTCTATCTTCTCCATTTTGTATACCTTCTAGAATATCTCTATTATCTGATTTACCATATAAACCTAACATTCCACAATTTTTATTAAGATAATTCAAGACTTGTTCTATATTCATATTTTTAACTTTTGCAAGATATTCAATTATAGAAGGATCTAAATCTCCACTTCTAGTTCCCATAGGTATTCCTGCTAAAGGAGTAAATCCCATTGTAGTATCAAATGATTTTCCATCTTTAACGGCTGTAATAGAGGCTCCATTTCCTAAGTGGCATACTATAACTCTACTTAATTTAGGATCAATTTTTTCCAATTCATTAACTATATATCTAACTGAAGTCCCATGAAAGCCATATTTTCTTATTTGATACTTTTCATAATCTTCATATTGTAATGCATACATATATTTTTCTTTTTCAAGACTTTGATGAAAAGCTGTATCAAATACAGCAATATTCTTCTTAGTTGGCATAAGTTCCATACATACCTTTATTCCTTGAATATTTGCTGGATTATGTAAAGGAGCTAAAAGAGATACACTTTCTATTTTACTTAAGACTTCTTCTGTTACTATCTTAGATTCTTTGAAATATTCTCCACCATGTACCACTCTATGCCCTATAGCATCAATTTCATCATAAGTTTTTAAAACACCTATTCTTTCATCTGTGACTAATTCTAAAACTTTTTCTATAGCTTTCTTATGATTTACAAAATTAGCTTCTATATTTTTATCCTTTAAATCTTTAATTAAATTTTTAACTGTATATACTGAAT
Proteins encoded in this region:
- a CDS encoding DUF4198 domain-containing protein, translating into MKKVFFSVVALLSTLSFSHFQMINTPNLDVDTKVKKVSFDIVFTHPATNGHTMNIGRDIHGNIKPVEVFMLKKGDKLIDAKNKLIKSQFGKKDNKALSYKYDFTFADGLRSGTWAVLFVPAPYYEANEDIYIKQATKVYLQKGDIQGEDWHEKQMPKGEPEIIPYINPSQIWKGQVFVGQVVDGDGNPVANADIEVEFRNYDVKDGMFVGKPKTNHAEAVIRADKNGMFSFVPTKEGQWGFAALGAGGEKTLDGKEVSHDAVLWIEAQK
- a CDS encoding acetate/propionate family kinase; translated protein: MKIFVLNSGSSSIKFQIIDTESRKTLMKGLCERIGQENSVYTVKNLIKDLKDKNIEANFVNHKKAIEKVLELVTDERIGVLKTYDEIDAIGHRVVHGGEYFKESKIVTEEVLSKIESVSLLAPLHNPANIQGIKVCMELMPTKKNIAVFDTAFHQSLEKEKYMYALQYEDYEKYQIRKYGFHGTSVRYIVNELEKIDPKLSRVIVCHLGNGASITAVKDGKSFDTTMGFTPLAGIPMGTRSGDLDPSIIEYLAKVKNMNIEQVLNYLNKNCGMLGLYGKSDNRDILEGIQNGEDRAKLALDIFCSRIASYIGAYYVELGGLDALIFTAGIGENSPETRAAICERLKVLGVELDLDINDIRTDEDLLISNKKSKVKVYRMRTNEELMIALDVKKILGK